One stretch of Pedobacter riviphilus DNA includes these proteins:
- a CDS encoding urocanate hydratase has product MDFKAQILAGIPSALPAKKNRNTALSHAPVRKDVLTVAEKKLSIKNALRYFPKTWHQELAQEFLAELENYGHIYMYRFMPDYAIYARDIVAYPCRTIHAAAIMLMIQNNLDPAIAQHPEELITYGGNGSVFQNWAQYLLTMQYLATMTDQQTLNIYSGHPQGLFPSSIAAPRVVVTNGMMVPNYSSPEDLEKFNALGVTQYGQMTAGSYMYIGPQGIVHGTAITLMNAFRKKGFYGQDTAGKIFLTAGLGGMSGAQTKAGNIVGCITVCAEVNPQAATKRHQQGWVDELIDNLDELVNRVILAQKGRETVSLAYIGNVVDVWERFDQEDIEVAIGSDQTSLHNPYAGGYYPVGLSFVEANEMMANVPGQFKVYVQNSLKRQATSINKHTAKGTYFFDYGNAFLLECSRAGADVMSSNGVDFKYPSYVEDILGPLCFDYGFGPFRWVCASGNEKDLDLTDQMAKEVMEEIKLSAPEEIQQQLQDNINWISAAKENKLVVGSKARILYADAEGRAKIAMRFNEAINAGQLSAPVILGRDHHDVSGTDSPFRETSNIYDGSRFTADMAIHNVIGDSFRGATWVSIHNGGGVGWGEVINGGFGMVLDGSEQAAEKLQNMLFYDVNNGIARRSWARNKEARFAIEREMARTDTLKITLPNLVDDNLLDGLEIG; this is encoded by the coding sequence ATGGATTTTAAAGCACAGATATTGGCGGGTATTCCTTCAGCATTACCGGCAAAAAAAAACAGGAATACCGCATTAAGCCACGCACCAGTAAGGAAGGATGTTTTAACAGTAGCGGAAAAAAAACTGAGCATTAAAAATGCTTTGCGTTATTTCCCAAAAACATGGCACCAAGAGCTTGCACAAGAATTTTTAGCCGAATTGGAAAACTACGGACACATTTATATGTACCGTTTTATGCCCGATTATGCCATTTATGCGAGAGATATAGTTGCATATCCATGCCGTACTATCCATGCCGCGGCAATTATGCTCATGATTCAGAATAATCTAGATCCGGCAATTGCACAACATCCTGAAGAACTTATTACTTATGGCGGAAACGGAAGCGTATTCCAAAATTGGGCGCAGTATCTTTTAACCATGCAATACCTCGCCACGATGACCGATCAGCAAACGCTGAATATTTATAGTGGGCATCCACAGGGATTATTTCCATCAAGTATCGCTGCACCTCGGGTAGTGGTAACCAATGGAATGATGGTGCCGAATTATTCTTCGCCCGAAGATCTTGAAAAGTTTAATGCTTTAGGTGTAACCCAATACGGACAGATGACGGCAGGTTCGTACATGTACATAGGGCCTCAGGGCATTGTTCATGGCACAGCCATTACCTTAATGAATGCTTTCCGTAAAAAAGGTTTTTATGGGCAAGATACGGCAGGGAAAATATTCCTTACTGCGGGTTTAGGTGGCATGAGCGGTGCACAAACCAAGGCAGGTAATATTGTAGGCTGTATTACCGTGTGCGCAGAGGTAAATCCCCAGGCCGCAACCAAAAGGCATCAACAAGGTTGGGTAGATGAGCTGATTGATAACTTAGATGAACTGGTTAACCGTGTGATACTTGCCCAAAAAGGGAGGGAAACGGTATCCTTGGCCTACATTGGTAATGTTGTTGATGTTTGGGAGCGATTTGATCAGGAAGATATCGAAGTTGCCATTGGTTCTGATCAAACTTCACTGCATAATCCATATGCTGGCGGTTATTATCCTGTTGGTTTAAGTTTTGTTGAGGCAAATGAAATGATGGCCAATGTGCCTGGCCAGTTTAAAGTATATGTTCAGAATTCATTAAAAAGGCAAGCAACAAGTATTAACAAACATACCGCCAAGGGGACTTATTTTTTCGATTATGGAAATGCTTTTTTATTAGAGTGCAGTAGGGCAGGTGCCGATGTAATGTCATCCAATGGGGTGGATTTTAAATACCCATCCTATGTAGAGGATATTTTAGGGCCATTGTGTTTCGATTATGGTTTTGGTCCGTTTAGGTGGGTTTGTGCCTCAGGGAACGAAAAGGATCTCGATTTAACCGATCAAATGGCAAAAGAGGTAATGGAGGAGATTAAGCTTAGTGCTCCAGAAGAAATACAGCAACAATTGCAGGATAATATCAATTGGATCAGTGCAGCAAAAGAAAATAAACTTGTGGTAGGTTCAAAAGCCCGGATTTTGTATGCAGATGCTGAAGGTAGGGCGAAAATTGCGATGAGGTTTAATGAAGCGATTAATGCCGGCCAATTATCAGCCCCAGTTATCCTAGGGAGAGATCACCACGATGTAAGCGGAACGGATTCTCCTTTTAGGGAAACCAGCAATATTTATGATGGAAGCAGATTTACTGCAGATATGGCTATCCACAATGTAATTGGCGATAGTTTTAGAGGAGCAACATGGGTTTCGATCCATAACGGCGGTGGAGTTGGTTGGGGAGAAGTAATAAACGGCGGCTTCGGAATGGTGTTGGATGGAAGCGAACAAGCAGCCGAAAAACTGCAAAATATGCTTTTTTACGATGTAAACAATGGAATTGCCAGAAGAAGCTGGGCACGTAATAAAGAAGCCCGCTTTGCTATCGAACGCGAAATGGCACGTACGGATACCTTGAAGATTACGTTACCCAATCTGGTTGATGATAATTTGTTGGATGGATTGGAAATAGGTTAA
- a CDS encoding LysR family transcriptional regulator — MVNLEWYRSFKAIYKTGTLTGAAENLFISQPGVSLHLSSLESYVGYKLFERTGRKMIPTEKGKVLYNFIVEPLTKLEDAEKHFQKSTEKHTPTISVGMCFETFQITLEQYISTLPFNVIIRFGEYPEMLDQLDKGILDLIITPQKGNSPNVEHEAFSSETIVLVGGIETDGKTFDSLVKKNDLAGMETWLKQQKWYGTAGDMEHLLRFWQLNFGKHADFRPNYIVPNLNSIVRCLSGGKGLAIIPDFLCKKEVEEEKVKVIWEGTSKLTNTLYFGCRKNTQYASEIHIIKNLFKEVMVSI; from the coding sequence ATGGTTAATTTAGAATGGTACAGAAGTTTTAAAGCAATCTATAAAACTGGAACCTTAACTGGTGCAGCAGAAAATCTGTTTATTTCGCAGCCTGGGGTAAGTTTGCATTTAAGTTCTTTAGAAAGTTATGTTGGTTACAAGTTGTTCGAGCGTACAGGCAGGAAGATGATCCCTACCGAAAAAGGAAAAGTATTGTACAATTTTATTGTGGAGCCGCTAACCAAACTCGAGGATGCGGAAAAACACTTTCAAAAAAGTACGGAGAAACATACGCCAACCATTAGCGTAGGCATGTGTTTCGAAACTTTTCAGATTACACTCGAGCAATATATTTCAACCTTACCTTTTAATGTAATTATCCGTTTTGGAGAGTACCCTGAAATGCTCGATCAATTAGATAAAGGCATTTTAGATCTGATTATTACCCCGCAAAAAGGTAATTCTCCCAATGTAGAACATGAGGCTTTTTCTTCCGAAACCATCGTTTTAGTAGGTGGAATAGAAACTGATGGGAAAACTTTTGATTCGTTGGTTAAAAAGAACGATTTAGCCGGGATGGAAACATGGTTAAAACAGCAGAAATGGTACGGAACCGCTGGCGATATGGAACACCTTTTACGTTTCTGGCAACTTAACTTTGGCAAACACGCAGATTTCCGCCCAAACTATATTGTGCCTAACCTTAACTCAATTGTCCGCTGCTTATCTGGTGGAAAAGGCTTGGCTATTATACCCGATTTTCTTTGCAAGAAAGAAGTTGAAGAAGAAAAAGTAAAGGTAATTTGGGAAGGTACTTCAAAACTGACCAATACCTTATACTTTGGTTGTAGAAAAAATACGCAGTATGCATCAGAAATTCACATCATTAAAAACCTTTTTAAAGAGGTTATGGTTAGTATATAG
- the hutH gene encoding histidine ammonia-lyase, with amino-acid sequence MSEQQIFNYGTDHLTAKLALAISNGQVKGVLSQRTRNKVLESSKVVERIAISGKAVYGINTGFGPLCTSMISAVDTRKLQENILRSHAVGVGEPIDSEISKLMLVLKLQALAQGYSGIKIETLDRMIWFLEIGATPVVPKQGSVGASGDLAPLSHLFLPLIGLGKVHHKGKIIATAQLLQEYQVSPLQLGPKEGLALINGTQFIAAHAVKVVQRLENVLASADIISAMMIEGLQGSEKPFHAQLHQLRPYPANIAVAEQVRKLLQGSEIMKSHADCAKVQDPYSLRCIPQVHGTSRTAWMHLKETLEIELNSVTDNPVIFNDDLTISGGNFHGQPLALPLDYACLAASEIGNISDRRIYLSLEGNTPGVPKLLMQETGLNSGFMIVQYTSAALASENKGLCFPASADSIPTSLGQEDHVSMGSISGRKALQVIENVEKILGIELFCAAQAIDYHHPLKPGKILAAVHDFVRTEIDHFEEDQIMYDKMENAIQMVQQGKIVAVASKAESNIKLSV; translated from the coding sequence ATGAGTGAGCAACAGATTTTTAATTACGGAACAGATCATTTAACCGCTAAATTAGCGCTAGCCATCAGCAATGGCCAAGTAAAGGGAGTATTGAGTCAGCGCACCCGCAATAAAGTGTTGGAAAGTAGTAAGGTAGTTGAGCGGATAGCGATTTCGGGTAAAGCCGTTTACGGCATCAATACGGGTTTCGGACCATTGTGTACCTCCATGATTTCGGCGGTTGATACCCGTAAATTACAAGAAAATATTCTGAGAAGCCATGCCGTTGGTGTAGGTGAGCCTATAGATAGTGAAATATCAAAACTAATGTTGGTATTAAAACTACAGGCTTTAGCTCAGGGATACTCAGGCATTAAAATCGAAACACTCGATCGAATGATCTGGTTTTTAGAGATCGGTGCTACACCAGTAGTGCCTAAACAAGGTTCTGTTGGCGCTTCTGGCGATCTTGCCCCTTTATCTCATCTTTTTTTGCCTTTAATTGGCTTAGGAAAGGTTCACCACAAAGGTAAAATTATTGCCACAGCACAGCTCTTACAAGAATATCAGGTGAGTCCACTGCAATTGGGTCCAAAAGAAGGCTTGGCGCTAATTAATGGCACCCAGTTTATTGCAGCACATGCCGTTAAAGTGGTACAGCGATTAGAAAACGTGCTGGCTTCAGCAGATATTATTTCGGCTATGATGATTGAAGGACTTCAAGGTTCTGAAAAGCCTTTTCATGCGCAGCTTCACCAGCTTAGGCCTTATCCGGCAAATATAGCGGTGGCCGAACAAGTGCGTAAACTGTTGCAAGGTTCTGAAATTATGAAATCGCATGCCGATTGTGCCAAAGTACAGGATCCATATTCGTTAAGATGTATTCCACAGGTGCATGGCACCTCCAGAACAGCGTGGATGCATTTAAAAGAAACTTTAGAAATCGAACTAAATTCGGTAACCGATAACCCTGTTATTTTTAATGACGATTTAACGATCAGTGGTGGTAATTTTCATGGTCAGCCATTGGCACTACCACTCGATTATGCCTGTTTGGCGGCCTCAGAAATCGGAAACATCAGCGACCGCCGGATTTATCTTTCCTTAGAAGGAAATACGCCAGGTGTGCCTAAACTCTTGATGCAGGAAACCGGATTAAATTCTGGTTTTATGATCGTTCAATATACCTCGGCGGCCTTGGCCAGCGAAAATAAAGGGCTTTGTTTCCCGGCCAGTGCCGATAGTATTCCCACTTCTTTAGGCCAGGAAGATCATGTGAGTATGGGTTCGATCAGTGGACGTAAAGCCCTACAGGTAATCGAAAATGTGGAGAAAATCCTGGGGATTGAACTGTTCTGTGCTGCACAGGCTATTGATTATCATCATCCATTAAAACCAGGCAAAATACTGGCTGCGGTACACGATTTTGTGCGTACTGAAATCGATCATTTCGAGGAAGATCAGATTATGTACGATAAGATGGAAAATGCCATTCAAATGGTACAACAAGGTAAAATTGTTGCCGTTGCTAGCAAGGCCGAATCCAACATTAAATTAAGCGTTTAA
- a CDS encoding ExbD/TolR family protein, whose translation MATLNESQSGKAAGRTNKTTPRVDLTAMVDLMFLLTAFFMLTTSLGSLNAADIAKPDKTDINIVENYPESRTMTILLGKNNKAVCYMGTIEKANMKVASVANIQKEIFANEKLVAKTHHNNPSKYMIVIIKPGKTAKFQNFVDVIDEMKIANIKSYAIDDDHIVEKEIAFMKINGL comes from the coding sequence ATGGCAACACTAAACGAATCTCAAAGTGGCAAGGCTGCAGGAAGAACCAACAAGACAACACCAAGGGTAGATCTTACTGCAATGGTAGATCTGATGTTTTTATTGACTGCATTTTTTATGCTCACTACTTCATTAGGATCTTTAAATGCGGCAGATATTGCGAAGCCCGATAAAACGGATATCAATATCGTAGAAAATTATCCCGAGTCACGTACCATGACCATTCTGCTTGGTAAAAACAATAAGGCTGTTTGCTACATGGGCACAATAGAAAAGGCAAACATGAAAGTTGCCTCGGTAGCTAACATTCAGAAAGAAATTTTTGCAAATGAGAAACTTGTAGCTAAAACACATCACAATAATCCATCAAAGTATATGATCGTGATTATCAAACCTGGCAAAACCGCCAAGTTCCAGAATTTTGTAGATGTAATTGACGAAATGAAGATTGCCAATATTAAATCATACGCCATTGACGACGATCATATTGTAGAAAAAGAGATCGCATTTATGAAAATAAATGGTCTTTAA
- a CDS encoding sensor histidine kinase, protein MMRKSANILITICFSVMVALLSLQVYWIVNYYKTTLKDFEKEVNLAFEDGIKKELDLRCDTIQNIIEQKLLDTNAFLISARFDKKDKKYIYTVSAKGNEKDKFSSSFSLSDYSKALPKNKSDTSVRKHVAGHLALLMREEDLETHTIYYRTQKLGLFMNEQANKYQFDTARLRPAFNIYLKARNIATPYSFIVKKVDSTNNKGIKKLDYAFVTRAFQTYRYTDNQRYVRAMFKSPSAYILSRMALLLFSSFAMIVIVSGCMVILLKRLFWEKRLSIIKNDFISNITHEFKTPISTVSVAIEALNNPVIRNDDDKYNRYLIHAKNEIERLNILVDKVLNIAIYEDGKSTLLKEKVFFDDKIMEIIHLHEMKAEKRISINYKNDSQLNEINVDPTQFQHAINNIIDNAIKYADEKPLISVTVQKKDNFLTMQVEDNGIGIAEKDISVVFEKFYRVSTGNSHPVKGHGLGLNYVKQIMHLHNGWYKIESKLGQGTKITLGWPL, encoded by the coding sequence ATGATGCGAAAAAGTGCCAATATTTTAATTACAATCTGTTTTTCGGTAATGGTGGCACTTTTATCGTTGCAGGTATATTGGATTGTTAACTATTACAAAACGACTTTAAAAGATTTTGAAAAGGAAGTTAACCTTGCTTTCGAAGATGGAATAAAAAAAGAGCTCGACTTACGCTGCGATACGATTCAAAACATTATTGAACAAAAACTTTTAGATACCAATGCTTTTTTGATTAGTGCCAGATTTGATAAAAAAGACAAAAAATATATCTACACGGTAAGTGCAAAAGGTAATGAGAAAGATAAATTTTCATCTTCATTTAGCTTATCAGATTATAGTAAGGCACTTCCAAAAAACAAAAGTGATACCAGTGTACGCAAACATGTTGCTGGCCACCTTGCACTCTTAATGAGAGAAGAAGATTTGGAAACACATACCATTTATTATAGAACGCAAAAGCTTGGTCTTTTTATGAATGAACAGGCCAATAAATACCAATTCGACACCGCTCGTTTAAGGCCTGCATTTAACATTTATTTAAAAGCAAGGAATATTGCAACACCTTATAGCTTTATCGTTAAAAAGGTTGACAGCACCAACAATAAGGGTATAAAAAAGCTTGATTATGCTTTTGTTACCAGGGCATTTCAAACCTACCGTTACACCGACAATCAACGCTATGTAAGGGCAATGTTCAAAAGTCCATCGGCTTACATTCTTTCTAGAATGGCCTTACTTCTGTTTTCTTCGTTTGCTATGATCGTTATAGTATCGGGCTGTATGGTCATCCTATTAAAAAGGCTTTTTTGGGAGAAAAGACTATCCATCATCAAAAACGATTTTATCAGCAATATTACCCACGAATTCAAAACACCTATATCAACGGTCTCGGTTGCCATTGAAGCCTTGAATAACCCAGTAATCCGTAACGATGATGATAAATATAACCGATATCTGATCCATGCAAAAAATGAAATTGAACGATTGAATATCTTGGTTGATAAAGTATTAAATATTGCCATTTATGAGGATGGTAAATCTACCTTATTAAAAGAAAAAGTTTTTTTTGATGATAAAATAATGGAGATTATACACCTTCATGAAATGAAAGCCGAGAAAAGGATTTCTATCAATTATAAAAATGATAGTCAACTAAATGAGATAAATGTTGATCCTACTCAGTTTCAGCATGCAATAAACAACATTATAGATAATGCAATAAAGTATGCGGATGAAAAACCCCTGATTAGCGTAACTGTTCAAAAGAAAGACAATTTTCTAACCATGCAAGTTGAAGACAATGGTATTGGAATAGCTGAAAAAGACATTTCTGTGGTGTTCGAGAAATTCTATCGGGTAAGTACCGGAAATAGTCATCCGGTAAAAGGGCATGGATTAGGGTTAAATTATGTGAAGCAGATCATGCATCTACATAATGGCTGGTATAAAATTGAAAGTAAACTAGGTCAAGGAACTAAAATCACATTGGGATGGCCACTTTAA
- a CDS encoding putative quinol monooxygenase has protein sequence MSIYLTAIVKSKKETTAALRTMLLDMVANSRKEEACIQYDLHESAVDNTFIFQEEWKDQAGLDLHNKQPYILDFVAQADKLTDNIVIYKTEKLA, from the coding sequence ATGAGCATTTATCTAACAGCAATTGTTAAAAGTAAAAAAGAAACCACAGCGGCATTAAGAACCATGCTGCTTGATATGGTTGCAAATTCGCGTAAAGAAGAAGCCTGTATCCAATACGATCTGCACGAATCTGCAGTTGATAATACTTTTATTTTTCAGGAGGAATGGAAAGATCAGGCAGGTTTAGATCTGCACAATAAGCAGCCATATATTTTAGATTTTGTAGCGCAAGCTGATAAGTTGACAGACAATATTGTCATCTATAAAACAGAAAAACTGGCCTGA
- a CDS encoding EamA family transporter: MKSKINIPPIPAVLLSIISVQCGAAIAKGLFPQIGAAATASLRIGLSAVILLIAFRPNLFKLNAKQWKYVILYGVCLGVMNMIFYMAIARIPIGLGVTLEFVGPLGLAIFGSKKPVDFLWVVLAATGIVLITPWTGTGLNLAGVLLALLAGVFWAGYIILGGRISKIMKGGDAVAIGMLFATIVIIPFGIYGGGLNTLNPKLIGLGAALALLSSAIPFTLEMRALKQLPARTFSILMSLEPAMASLAALVFLQEYLTLKECFAVAFVVIASAGSSLTARRAKL, from the coding sequence ATGAAAAGCAAAATCAATATCCCGCCCATACCTGCTGTTTTATTATCAATTATCAGTGTACAATGTGGTGCGGCAATTGCAAAAGGGCTTTTTCCACAAATTGGCGCTGCTGCAACAGCATCTTTACGCATCGGCTTATCTGCAGTAATCTTACTAATCGCCTTTAGACCAAACCTATTTAAACTAAATGCCAAACAGTGGAAATACGTTATCCTGTATGGTGTTTGTTTAGGGGTAATGAATATGATTTTTTATATGGCTATTGCCCGTATCCCGATTGGCTTAGGGGTAACTTTAGAATTCGTTGGCCCCTTAGGACTTGCCATTTTCGGATCGAAGAAACCTGTTGATTTTCTTTGGGTGGTACTTGCTGCTACCGGTATTGTATTAATTACACCGTGGACGGGTACAGGGCTAAATTTAGCGGGCGTGCTCCTGGCACTTTTGGCTGGTGTATTCTGGGCAGGTTATATTATTTTAGGAGGTAGAATTTCAAAAATAATGAAAGGTGGCGATGCCGTTGCCATAGGGATGTTATTTGCTACAATAGTAATTATACCCTTTGGTATTTATGGCGGTGGTTTAAACACGTTGAATCCTAAATTAATAGGGTTAGGAGCAGCACTTGCTCTACTATCAAGCGCTATTCCCTTTACCCTAGAAATGAGGGCCCTTAAGCAGCTCCCTGCCCGTACTTTCAGTATTTTAATGAGCCTCGAACCTGCTATGGCCTCATTAGCCGCGCTCGTTTTTCTACAAGAATACCTCACTTTAAAAGAGTGTTTTGCTGTAGCTTTTGTTGTAATTGCTTCTGCAGGTTCTTCGTTAACAGCTAGGCGGGCAAAATTGTAA
- a CDS encoding superoxide dismutase family protein translates to MKKYLFSLAIAGVALISACAKTDKEVAQATLTETADNTKTIGTAKFYELSDGKIKMDIEMNFAARADSNVAVHFHEHGDCGNMGENTHGHWNPTKEAHGKWGSAAYHSGDIGNIMLDHKGHATLSVTTDRWSIKDGDVKNIIGRGIIVHGGTDDYTTQPTGNSGPRVGCGVIEAVK, encoded by the coding sequence ATGAAAAAATATCTTTTTAGCTTAGCTATAGCAGGCGTAGCACTTATAAGTGCTTGCGCTAAAACCGACAAAGAAGTTGCCCAGGCTACATTGACCGAAACAGCAGATAATACCAAAACCATTGGAACAGCAAAGTTTTACGAACTGAGTGACGGAAAAATTAAGATGGATATCGAGATGAATTTTGCAGCACGTGCAGATAGTAATGTTGCGGTCCACTTTCACGAACATGGCGATTGCGGTAATATGGGCGAAAATACACATGGCCACTGGAACCCAACGAAAGAAGCTCATGGCAAATGGGGATCTGCCGCTTACCACAGCGGAGATATTGGCAACATTATGTTAGATCATAAAGGCCATGCAACCCTTTCGGTTACTACCGATAGATGGAGCATTAAAGATGGAGATGTTAAAAATATTATCGGTCGTGGAATAATTGTACATGGTGGTACTGATGATTATACTACACAACCAACCGGTAACTCAGGTCCGCGGGTGGGCTGTGGTGTAATTGAAGCAGTGAAGTAA
- a CDS encoding NAD(P)H-dependent oxidoreductase: MTKIFIINGGQKFGHSGGRFNETIANATADFFSSLEEFEVKTTNINHDYDPKEEVEKYVWADVVIYHTPIWWFQLPHGFKKYIDVVFTEGHKKGIYISDGRKADNPTRNYGTGGMLHGRKYMVTSSWNAPKEAFTLPEEFFMETSVDDGVLFGFHRMNAFTGMERIDGIHFHDVEKNADIRSALKLHQEHLTQNFLNTAVYEHLSNSNC; encoded by the coding sequence ATGACAAAAATATTCATTATTAACGGAGGGCAAAAATTTGGTCATTCCGGTGGCAGGTTTAACGAGACGATAGCTAATGCTACTGCCGATTTCTTTTCTTCACTGGAAGAATTTGAAGTAAAAACAACCAATATTAACCACGATTACGACCCTAAGGAAGAAGTGGAGAAATATGTATGGGCGGACGTTGTAATTTATCATACCCCAATCTGGTGGTTTCAGTTGCCACATGGGTTTAAAAAATACATCGATGTGGTATTTACCGAAGGCCATAAAAAAGGAATTTATATTAGCGACGGCCGTAAGGCTGATAATCCAACCCGAAATTATGGTACAGGCGGCATGTTACACGGACGGAAATATATGGTAACATCATCATGGAATGCACCGAAAGAGGCTTTTACCTTACCAGAAGAATTTTTTATGGAAACCAGTGTGGATGATGGCGTATTGTTCGGTTTCCACAGAATGAATGCATTTACCGGAATGGAACGGATAGATGGCATCCATTTTCATGATGTAGAAAAGAATGCAGATATTAGGAGTGCACTTAAATTGCATCAAGAACACTTAACCCAAAATTTTTTAAATACAGCAGTATATGAGCATTTATCTAACAGCAATTGTTAA
- a CDS encoding response regulator transcription factor — translation MATLNKILFVEDEPALAEIVKETLALKGFEVIHTLTAKETISQYHKLKPDILILDVMLPDGDGFSIAKHLRQIDMVTPIIFLTSKSLPTDVVMGFESGGNDYLKKPFSIEELTIRIKALLSRNRLVIEPENIEKQPIKIGNYQFYYPKGVLTIANSQRTLTTREAEILQMLLLNKNNMLERNVILNALWSNNDYFSGRSLDVFITKLRKYLKDDPSIFIINIRGQGYKLVY, via the coding sequence ATGGCCACTTTAAATAAAATTCTCTTTGTAGAAGACGAGCCCGCACTTGCCGAAATAGTTAAAGAAACATTAGCCTTAAAAGGATTTGAAGTTATACATACTTTAACCGCTAAGGAAACCATTAGCCAATACCATAAATTAAAACCTGATATATTAATATTAGATGTAATGCTCCCTGATGGCGATGGTTTCTCGATTGCAAAACACCTGAGACAGATTGATATGGTAACGCCGATTATATTTTTAACGTCAAAATCGCTTCCTACCGATGTGGTTATGGGTTTCGAAAGCGGCGGAAACGACTATTTAAAAAAGCCTTTTAGTATAGAAGAACTCACCATCAGGATAAAAGCATTATTAAGCCGAAACCGACTTGTTATTGAACCTGAGAATATTGAAAAACAGCCCATCAAAATAGGCAACTATCAATTTTATTATCCAAAAGGTGTTTTAACTATAGCGAATAGTCAAAGAACCTTGACCACCCGCGAAGCTGAAATATTACAAATGCTTTTGCTCAATAAAAACAACATGTTAGAGCGTAATGTAATTTTGAATGCATTATGGAGCAATAATGATTATTTCTCAGGTAGAAGCCTTGATGTATTTATAACGAAACTTAGGAAATATTTAAAGGATGATCCATCTATTTTCATTATTAATATTAGGGGGCAGGGCTATAAATTAGTTTATTAA
- a CDS encoding redoxin domain-containing protein, whose protein sequence is MKAIFFNLLLSICTYSALAQGVQIKAGDQFPDVLIKNLINSPVKAIQLGQKHDNKIYILNLWGTWCSPCIPEMDALAKLQLRNPGSIQVIGISNEKPSRLQNYLIKKTSKVWLCSDTSEFFYKLFAFAYVGQSAIVDAKGKVVALVKSDSINQKMIDRLVKGLTIKSTAEIKEKPVNNHDDIFAVDSTLIHSFTLRGYIKGQHSGSRRYTGKSAFDGRRISFTNASMASLYKDAYGIVSEKQLIYELPEKEVSDFDNKETLYSLDLLVKPEERDSLMVILQNKLRVLLPVKARIEYRLMPVYTLINKNFKQKESSDEKLSYSFSGQGYDGQGATLANFANDYLSNEFSLPVVDETGLTKRYNIKTNVAMRNRESILKSINDIGLDVVKQDRKMKVLVFYK, encoded by the coding sequence ATGAAAGCAATATTTTTTAATCTATTATTATCTATATGTACATATAGTGCGCTAGCACAGGGTGTTCAGATCAAAGCTGGCGATCAATTCCCGGATGTATTGATCAAAAACTTAATCAACTCCCCTGTTAAAGCTATTCAGCTTGGACAAAAACACGATAATAAGATTTATATCTTAAACTTATGGGGCACCTGGTGTAGTCCTTGCATTCCCGAAATGGACGCTCTGGCCAAACTACAGTTGCGTAATCCAGGAAGCATTCAGGTAATTGGCATTTCTAACGAAAAGCCTTCTAGGCTCCAAAATTACCTAATAAAAAAAACATCAAAGGTTTGGCTCTGTAGTGATACGTCCGAATTTTTTTACAAGCTGTTTGCATTTGCATACGTAGGGCAAAGTGCAATTGTGGATGCTAAAGGTAAGGTTGTAGCCCTGGTTAAAAGTGATTCGATTAACCAGAAAATGATAGATCGGTTAGTAAAAGGATTAACAATAAAATCTACGGCAGAAATCAAGGAGAAACCTGTAAATAACCACGATGATATTTTTGCTGTTGACTCTACCTTAATCCACAGTTTTACCCTACGTGGTTATATAAAGGGCCAACATTCGGGCAGTAGGCGGTATACGGGTAAAAGCGCTTTCGATGGCCGTAGGATTAGCTTTACCAATGCTTCGATGGCTTCCTTGTATAAAGATGCTTATGGTATAGTTTCTGAAAAACAATTGATTTACGAACTTCCGGAAAAAGAAGTTTCTGATTTTGATAACAAAGAGACACTCTATTCTTTAGACTTGTTGGTTAAACCCGAGGAAAGGGATAGTTTAATGGTCATCCTACAAAATAAACTTCGGGTATTGCTCCCGGTTAAGGCGAGGATAGAATATAGGCTAATGCCTGTTTATACATTAATCAATAAAAACTTTAAGCAAAAAGAATCAAGTGATGAAAAACTGAGCTATAGTTTTAGTGGGCAAGGTTACGATGGTCAGGGCGCTACCTTAGCCAATTTTGCCAACGATTATCTAAGTAATGAATTTAGTTTACCCGTTGTAGATGAAACAGGCTTAACAAAGCGGTACAATATCAAAACAAATGTAGCCATGAGAAATAGAGAAAGTATTCTGAAATCGATTAATGATATCGGATTAGACGTGGTTAAACAGGACAGAAAGATGAAAGTTCTGGTTTTTTACAAATAG